The proteins below come from a single Lepeophtheirus salmonis chromosome 4, UVic_Lsal_1.4, whole genome shotgun sequence genomic window:
- the LOC121115723 gene encoding FMRFamide receptor, with the protein MNNSSFVGLNQSSLNNSVYVCSGATKEEFAYFEKASHYIDGFGQAILCVIGIIGNCIAIPVLCSKKLDSVFYRLLVCLALSDNVYLICALLESFRSHLDVPWDIDTHTILYVHAIYPIHNIVLCCSIYITAAIAFERYMAVCKPVVYHNHMMRNGHSSWFRALIYYMIPVLLFCIIINIPKFMELEIEAFPNVEGVALKPTKLRLDANYIIYYHHYTRLLVTGLIPFSSLAFCNFNIYKSVKHRRKVGKNSNIGSENESENRQALLLVLIIFLFLICNTPRIFLTLKETFSVKQFKEDYLNGCQSLPLWILFTGSFSHIFLTFNSSMNFFLYCCMSSSFRDVLSSHCNIGSKLNTLIHFISALLPRRRQEETLAGTQQTQNTHVDGEGILMTAL; encoded by the exons ATGAATAATTCTTCATTTGTTGGATTGAATCAAAGTTCGCTCAATAACTCTGTATATGTCTGTTCTGGAGCCACAAAAGAAGAATTTGCTTATTTTGAAAAGGCAAGTCATTACATCGATGGATTTGGCCAAGCTATTCTATGTGTCATCGGAATAATTGGAAATTGTATTGCCATACCGGTTCTTTGCTCAAAA AAATTGGATTCCGTTTTTTATCGTCTCTTGGTATGTTTGGCATTATCTGATAATGTATACTTGATTTGCGCCTTACTGGAATCGTTTCGATCACATTTGGATGTTCCTTGGGACATAGATACCCATACTATCCTTTATGTACATGCTATCTATCCTATTCACAATATTGTTCTTTGCTGTTCCATTTATATCACTGCAGCGATTGCTTTTGAaag ATATATGGCCGTTTGCAAACCAGTCGTTTACCATAATCACATGATGAGAAACGGACATTCTTCTTGGTTTCGAGCACTAATTTATTACATGATccctgtattattattttgcattattatcAACATTCCCAAGTTTATGGAATTGGAAATCGAGGCTTTTCCCAATGTTGAGGGc GTTGCTCTGAAACCCACTAAACTTAGATTAGACGCCaactacattatttattatcatcacTATACCCGTCTTCTTGTAACAGGACTCATTCCCTTCTCTTCTCTTGCTTTTTGCAACTTTAACATTTACAAATCCGTGAAACATCGAAGGAAAGTTGGAA AAAACTCAAATATTGGATCCGAGAATGAAAGTGAGAATCGACAAGCCCTACTCCTTGTTCTCATCATCTTTCTATTCCTCATTTGTAATACTCCACGTATCTTCTTGACCCTGAAAGAAACCTTTAGTGTGAAACAATTCAAAGAGGACTACCTGAATGGTTGTCAGAGCCTTCCTCTTTGGATCCTCTTCACTGGTTCCTTCTCTCATATTTTTCTTACCTTTAACTCTTCAATGAACTTCTTTCTCTATTGTTGTATGTCCAGCTCCTTTAGAGATGTTTTATCGTCACACTGTAATATTGGAAGCAAGCTGAATACTCTAATTCATTTCATATCAGCCCTTCTTCCTCGAAGGCGACAAGAAGAGACATTGGCAGGTACTCAACAGACTCAAAATACTCATGTTGATGGAGAAGGGATTTTAATGACAGCTCTCTAA
- the crim gene encoding UPAR/Ly6 domain-containing protein crim has translation MIFRDFIHFLSPLLLSLPVLGFKTGLESGQICYQCVGTQPGCGLYDFDAKWQWGKICNRYDDRCVKIIERRGADFMVIRDCLSNIEGLRLDIPADKYEGCRSASRDVKLGQYTFNRIKQLDVKRDYYQNVTWCFCDFDHWCNSALPSCQSFFGLVFLPLILVKIVGFL, from the exons ATGATATTCCGTGATTTTATCCATTTCTTGTCGCCTCTACTACTATCTTTACCAG TACTTGGATTCAAAACGGGATTGGAAAGTGGACAAATCTGCTATCAGTGCGTAGGAACCCAACCTGGCTGTGGACTCTACGACTTTGATGCCAAATGGCAATGGGGTAAAATTTGTAATCGCTATGATGACCGCTGTGTTAAAATTATTGAACGTCGAGGAGCAGATTTTATGGTCATAAGAGACTGTTTAAGTAATATAGAAGGACTTAGATTGGATATTCCTGCTGATAAATATGAGGGTTGTCGCTCAGCTTCAAGGGATGTGAAACTGGGGCAATATACGTTTAACCGCATCAAACAGTTGGATGTAAAGAG GGATTATTATCAAAATGTCACCTGGTGCTTTTGTGACTTTGATCATTGGTGTAATAGTGCACTGCCCTCCTGTCAGAGCTTCTTTGGCCTTGTTTTCCTACCTCTCATTCTGGTAAAAATTGTGGGATTTTTATGA